The Mustelus asterias chromosome 18, sMusAst1.hap1.1, whole genome shotgun sequence genome has a window encoding:
- the LOC144506777 gene encoding G-protein coupled receptor 68-like codes for MKSNCSINHSIHQILFLPIYIIVFIIGFPTNLLSLYHSYLQIRQRNELGIYLCNLTISDLLYLISLPFWVQYMLLHDDWVLSRALCTLSGLLLYQNIYISIGFLCFISINGFLVVAYPMKFKFLHTRRAAVLISALIWLKEIPACSFYIHSQVLSTDKENDTLCFEHYPMQTEGRYLNSYKLSTGFFLPLILFLISYKKVLTAVGKVRGLQQVQKLRIKKLVSASIIFFLVCFAPYNILLMVWIIFEHDCKFADCIHEEWLRTLGQNELESSVCFSGKRFKP; via the coding sequence ATGAAGTCCAACTGTTCCATCAACCACAGTATCCATCagatcctgtttctccccatctacattATTGTCTTCATCATCGGCTTCCCGACTAATCTGCTGTCTTTGTATCACAGCTACCTGCAGATCAGACAGAGGAACGAGCTGGGAATCTATCTCTGCAATCTGACCATCTCAGACCTGTTGTACCTCATTTCCTTGCCCTTCTGGGTTCAGTATATGCTGCTGCACGATGACTGGGTCCTCTCTCGGGCACTCTGCACACTCAGTGGTCTGCTCCTCTACCAGAATATCTACATCAGCATTGGCTTCCTCTGCTTCATCTCCATTAATGGCTTCCTCGTCGTGGCCTACccaatgaaatttaaattcttACACACCAGGAGGGCTGCAGTGTTGATCAGTGCTCTCATCTGGCTCAAGGAGATACCTGCCTGCAGTTTTTACATCCACTCCCAGGTTCTCAGTACAGACAAGGAGAATGACACCTTGTGTTTCGAACATTATCCGATGCAGACAGAGGGTAGGTATTTAAATAGTTACAAGCTCTCCACTGGGTTCTTCCTCCCTTTGATTTTATTTCTCATTTCATACAAGAAAGTGTTGACAGCTGTCGGTAAGGTTCGCGGGCTTCAACAGGTGCAAAAATTAAGAATTAAAAAATTAGTTTCTGCGTCAATCATCTTTTTCCTGGTTTGCTTTGCTCCTTATAACATTCTCCTGATGGTTTGGATCATATTCGAGCACGACTGTAAATTTGCTGACTGTAttcatgaggaatggttgaggactctgg